The Paenibacillus mucilaginosus 3016 genome includes the window TTGGTTGAGTCCAGAATGCCGGTCAGCTGCGTCAGGTAACCGCTCATCCGCTCCGGATCGCAGAGGCGGATCATGGCCATGAACAGCTGGATGACGTATGATTTGGTCGCCGCAATGTCGAGCCTGAGCTCTCCCAGCTGCCTGAATACCAGCAGCAGCTCCCGCTCGGCATCCTGCCAGGCGCCGGCTTTGATCGGCATGATCAGCCGCTCCTCGTCATAGGTGAAGCCGTGATGATCGGCGTCCCCTTGTATGGAAATGTCCCGCTCCGTAATCAGGCTCCCTTCCTCCAGATAGAACCGGTGGTTCAGGCACTCGATCGTCTGCTTATACAGGCGGCGCGCCTGCGTCAGCTGCCCCGGTTCACTGAGGGCGGCCGTCAGGTCGGTGCGGTAATACCGCATGAACGTCGAACGGACCATGTCGATGCGCTCGAACAGTTCTTCCTGCGGCAGGGTATCCTCCATCAGCAGAAGCACATGGCCTCCCGCCGTCGAGCTCAGCAGCGGGTTCGGGAAGATGTCCTCCGCAATGTTTTTCACAGCGAACAAATGCTCGTACTCGTGCTCTCCTTCCAGCTCGATCAGCAGCAGCCGGACCGTCTGGCTCTGAAACGGAAGCCCGTACACTTCCTTGAAGTAATCCCACTCCCTGGCTCCGTACGTTTTGTTCGTGACGAACTCCTTCAGGAACTGCTCCTTCGCGTGCGGCATCACACGCTCCAGGCTGAGCTTGATCGATCGGACGAACCCTTCCCTGTCGTCCCGTTCCCGGATCTCGGCCACAAGCTCTGTCAGTGCCTCGACAAGCTTCTCTTCACTGCAGGGCTTCAGCAAATAATGCTTCACGCCGTACTGCATGGCGGTTTGGGCATAGTCGAATTCCGAGAATCCGGAGAGCAGGACGAACGAAATCTGCGGATACTCCTTCGATACGGCCGCCACGAGTTCCAAGCCGTCCATGCCCGGCATGCGGATATCCGTTATGATGATGTCCGGCGGGTTCCGCCTGACAAACTCAAGCGCTTCCACTCCGTTCTCCGCCGTACCGCTTAACTCCGTCCCGACCGCCCCCCAATCGACGACCGATGAGATGCCGTCCAGAATAATGAATTCATCATCCACCAGCAGCACTTTATACATCCCGGTTCCTCCCATGCATCTGCCCTGTTCTTATGAATGGCCGCTGCAGCCGCCGCGCTATCAGTAGGGGGACCCGACCTCCCGCCTCACTTCTTCGATGATCTCCCGGACCCCCTGCTCGATTTGCCCCGGCTGCGCTCTCGCGATGCTGATCCGCAGGAACTTCTCCCGCTCCCTGTATTCCTTTAAATAAAACCGCTTGCCGGAGACGACCAGAATCTCCTTGGCCGCAAGCCGCTCGGTGAGCCGTTCCAGATTGACCGTCAGCGGCAGCTTGAACGGAACGTACACACCGGATCGGATATCCGGGATCTGCAGCAATCCAGCTTCGTTATGCCGCCGTACCGCCTCAGTCAGAGCGCTGATCCGTGCCGTATAAGATGCGCGTATTTTGTGTCTGTGCCGCTCGTACATGCCGCTTTTGATATACACTTCGAGTGCCGCCTGGGACAGCTGCGAGGTGTCCGCGTATCTTTTGAAAGTGCGGAATGTCTCCAGCAGCTTCTCCGGGATCACGGCGGCGCCGAGCCGCAGTCCCGGGAAAATGATTTTCGAGAAGCTTTTCAAATACACGACGTGCGAAGTGCGGTTGTAAGCGTAGACGGGATCGGTGCCCGGATCTTCCCCCAGATCCGCCATATAATCGTCCTCTACGACGTAGACGTCATATTGGCTGGCCAATCGGGCGATGGCTTTCCTCTCATCCGCCCGGTACGAGGTGCCGAGCGGGCTGTGGTACCTGGGCATCGTGTAGAAGAACTTGATTCCGCCCTGTCTGAATTTCGCTTCCAGTTCACCTAAGTCCAGGCCCGCTGCCGTGCGGGCGATCCCGCATACCGGAACGCCCTCCGCCTCGAGGAACCGTAAATAAAGATCATAGCTCGGCTGCTCGACAAGGATGACCGACTTCCCGTTCGGAAACGGCATTTTGGCCAAGATCTCAAGCGCCCGATTAGCCCCCGGCGTGACGAAGATCCGTTCCGCTTTGGAGAATACTTGATCACCGGCCAAATGCGAAACGAGCGTATGACGAAGCGTATCCAGCCCTTCGGCCTCACCGCAGGTGAACAAATCGGATTTGTAGGTATCCAGGGCTTGGTTCAGGCAGTGCTGGAAATCCAGATACGGAAACACGCTCGGATCCGGCGATATGGAGGCAAAATCAATCTTCGCGCTCTCTGTCACAGGGCTGCGGCTCCCCGGCTTATCCACCACGTAATAGCCGCTTTGCGCAATCGAGTAGGCGGCGTGGCGCTTCTCCAGTTCCGAGTAGGCCCTTGTGATGGTGCTGATGCTGCAGGCATACTGCTTCGCGGCATGGCGGATCGAAGGCAGCTTTTGACCCGATACATAATGTCCTTCCTGGATCTTGCGCTCGAGATCGGCGAGGATCTCCGCATATTTCGTCACTTGGCTCCCCCCGCTTTCCTCCATCCATTATATTACATCCGCCGAACTGTATCGATACAGTTTGGCAAAAAGGACATTGCTGCAGGCCGCATGCCGGCTTATCATGGGAATCAACAGAGCAAGGCCAGTAAGGAGAGTTCATATAAAGGAGACGATCGAGATGTCATCCACCGTTTCAACCGATGCGGTCACCATCATGCGTGAGCGCCATTCCGTCAGACACTTTGATGCAGCGCACCGGCTCAGCGAACACGAGATCAAGGAGCTCCTGGAGCTGGCGGGCAGCGCCCCGTCGTCCTGGAATCTTCAGCACTGGAAGTTCGTGGTCTTCACGGATGCAGCCGCCAAGGCCAAGCTGCTTCCAATCGCTTGCGACCAAAAACAAGTCGTGGACGCTTCCGCGACCGTCGCCGTCCTCGGGGACCTACAGGCCAACCGGAATGCCGAAGCCGTGTACAGTCCCGTCATCCGGGCCGGACTCCAGGATGCTTACGCCGGCTACGCTTCCGAACGGATCTTGTTCTCCCAGATCGAGGAAGCTTATGCGGTGGACGCCTCTTCCCCCTATCGGCGCGATGAAGCGATCCGCAACGCATCGCTGGCCGCCATGCAGCTGATGCTTGCCGCGAAAGCGAAGGGACTCGACTCGGGACCGATGGTCGGCTTCGACGCCGATGCTTTCGTCCGGGCGTTCCATGTGCCGCCGCGCTATATTCCGGTCCTGCTCGTAGCCATTGGCAGGGCGGCTAAGCCGGCCCGGCCTACCTCCCGCTTCCCGGTGGAGCAGACGGTGGTCTGGAACGGGTTTGAGCCGGAGGAGGGAGACACTCCCGGTTGATCTGTGTATCATGGCGGCTCTAAAATCATACGTATCCCGACGCAAACCGCAAAAAGGAGGGGGCGCTTGCCCCCTCCCAGACTCCGTTCCCCTCGCTGTTACAGTTTCCAGATGCGGTACAAGATCACGGCTGCTTCCGCGCGGGTGAGAGGATCGTTCGGCGCGATGGCGCCGTCTTTGCCGTTCACGACACCCAGCTGCACCAGTGCGGATGCGCTGTCTTTCGCGTAACTCGCGATCCTCTCCGCGTCGGAATAAGCCCCTAAATCTGCACCTGCGGGGACTTGCTTGCCGGCAGCTGAGAGCGCGCGTGCCGTCAGCACCATCATATCCTGACGGGAGATCGGGCTGTCCGGCTGGAACGTGTGGTCCTCCAGGCCGGTGGCGATCCCCAGCTCTTGGGCGACTGCCAGCTCCCCATAATAATAAGCTGTCGTCCCGACATCGCTGAACATGGCTTCCTTCCCGCCTGAGGCCTGCAGTTCAAGCCCTCTGACAAGAAGCGCGATGAAGTCCGCTCTCTTGATCGATGCGCCGGGAGTGAAGCGGTTCTCGGCGGTGCCTTGGATGACATTGCGGGCGGCCATCGCGTCAATGGCTCCTTTGGCCCAAGGCACGCTCTCCAGGTCATCGAAGACCATGGAGGCATAGGCAGCCGCATAGGTGCTGAAGTGGTGCGTTTGGAAAACCACCATCCCCGATGCCTCATCGTAGCGGCCGTTCGGAATCGGTGACGCACTGCCCCTGCCGTCGATATACCATACGACGATCTGTTCCGGATGCTCTAGCTCTTCCGCGGTCGGCTTATACGGGAAGGCGACCGTTACAGGGGCATCCGGGTTGTTCCATGGGATCACCTGACCGCCTGCTGTCAGGTGCAGCTCGATGGCCGGACGGCTGCCGATCCGCTCGCGGGTGGTCTCATCCCAGTGATCCGAAGTGGCTTGGCTTACACGGATGGACACCTGCTCAGCGGTAACGGCTGCACCCGAGAGCATGCGGCTTGGAATCCGGAGTGCCGCGCTCTCTGTTTGGAGCAGAAGCTCGAAGTTCGCCTGGCCCTTCAAGCTTTGAGCCGGCAGCTGCACTTCGTAAGCGGTGGCATCCGCCTGCTTGGGCAGCTCGATAACGATTTGTTTCCTGCCGCCCGCATCGGGTACCGCTTGCTCGAGCGCTTGGGTCAAGCTGTCGCCCGAGATCGTGCCCGTAGCCCGTCCGTTCGCTGTCTTTACTTCCGGTTTCAGCCTGACTGGGCCGCCAGTATGATTGCTGCCATTATTATTGTTGTTGTTACTGCCGTTTTGATTGCTCCCACTGCTGTTGCTGCTCCCACCGTTATTATTGGAGCCGCCGTTATTGCTGCTTCCTCCGTTTTGGTTACCATTGTCGGTGTCGTTGTCGTTGTCGTTGTCGGTGTCACCACTATCACCGTCACCATCCCCACCTTCACCGCTATCGCCGCCGTCCGTGCCGCCGCCGGTGCCTTTGCCGGTGAGGGTGAGCACACCGTAGACGGAGGTGTCCTGCCAGCCCATGCCGGTCGTATCGTTCCAGGCAGCCACGCTCTGCCGGGCGCCGTCTTTGGCGTCATTGATCTGAACGTCAAAGCCCAGCTTGGTGTCGTTGGCCGGTGTGACCGACCGCAGCGGAATCTTCACTTCCACCGTGTAGTTGGTACCGGAGACCCGGGCTGCGGACTCGAAGCCTTCCGCGATGCTCCCCGGATTGAATGAGGTCTCGTTGTCGAAGTTCACCCGGTACTGTCCGTCGTCCTCTTGATAGGACGAGGATTTGCCATTATTCTGGTCCAGGAAAATTTCGACGGAATCCTGTTCATAGGCGTTCGCACTTGCTTTGTCCAGCTGCGAGTCGCTGACCTGGATCAGTACATACAGGTGCTGATCATCCCAGAGCGCCTTTGGCCGTTCCGCTTGCTCCCTGCCATGCCATCTGGTAGCGGTTCACCGGGATGCCGGGCGCCTGGCTCCATACCGCGTCCACCGTCCCGTCCAATACAGGCGTGCCGTAGGCAGCGGTGGACTGGTTGGCGGTTGTCTGTACAGGCGGGTGCTCCTCCATGAACCGGTCCGGATCGATCACGGCATAGTAAGCCGGCTTCGCCTGCAGGTCCCGGTCGAAGAGCAGCGGATTTTGAGCCGACCTCCAGCTAGTGGCATCATTCAGTCCCCAGAAGGTCACGCGCGCAATATGGGCCGCATGCTCCTTGTAGAGCTTGAGGAGCTGCGCGTATAAATAGCCCTGCGTAATCGCCTGCTGCTCGGACAGCTCCGAGTTGCTGCCGGCCGTAATGTCAAGCTCGGTGATGCTGACTTCCACGCCCAGGGAGATGAACTTCTCCAGCGACCGTCTCACATTCTCCGGGTTCGTGTTGACATTGTAATGCGCCTGCATGCCGATGCCGTCAATCAGGAGCTTGCCGGGATGTGTCTGTGCGTAGGTCTCATTGATTTCCTTGACCATGCGGTAGATGGCCTCGGCTTTATTCGCGTTATCTTCATTATAGTCGTTGTAATACAGCTTGATGTCCCATTCCGGATGCTCGTCCAGCACCTCACGGGCCGCCAGGTAGGACTGCTCCACGAAGTCCGGTCCAATGGCGTTGTACCAAGCGGACCGGCGCAGCGCGTTCTTCCAATCCGCCGGATTCGGCGGGTTGTCGATCATCGCTTCGTTCACGACGTCCCAGGAGATCAGCTTGTCGCCGTAATGCTCCATGACGGTCCGGATATGCGTCCGCAGGTTGGCG containing:
- a CDS encoding response regulator transcription factor — encoded protein: MYKVLLVDDEFIILDGISSVVDWGAVGTELSGTAENGVEALEFVRRNPPDIIITDIRMPGMDGLELVAAVSKEYPQISFVLLSGFSEFDYAQTAMQYGVKHYLLKPCSEEKLVEALTELVAEIRERDDREGFVRSIKLSLERVMPHAKEQFLKEFVTNKTYGAREWDYFKEVYGLPFQSQTVRLLLIELEGEHEYEHLFAVKNIAEDIFPNPLLSSTAGGHVLLLMEDTLPQEELFERIDMVRSTFMRYYRTDLTAALSEPGQLTQARRLYKQTIECLNHRFYLEEGSLITERDISIQGDADHHGFTYDEERLIMPIKAGAWQDAERELLLVFRQLGELRLDIAATKSYVIQLFMAMIRLCDPERMSGYLTQLTGILDSTKLQSMHHLVMSVAEEITRERYERNRNKQSQIVMTVKKIVERHLHDETLSLQMVAKEIFMNPDYVGKMFKKETGEKFTNFVLRSRIELALEKIRRSSEQLTISELAEKTGFGDNTPYFSKIFKRYTGYSPSEYRKAP
- a CDS encoding PLP-dependent aminotransferase family protein, which gives rise to MTKYAEILADLERKIQEGHYVSGQKLPSIRHAAKQYACSISTITRAYSELEKRHAAYSIAQSGYYVVDKPGSRSPVTESAKIDFASISPDPSVFPYLDFQHCLNQALDTYKSDLFTCGEAEGLDTLRHTLVSHLAGDQVFSKAERIFVTPGANRALEILAKMPFPNGKSVILVEQPSYDLYLRFLEAEGVPVCGIARTAAGLDLGELEAKFRQGGIKFFYTMPRYHSPLGTSYRADERKAIARLASQYDVYVVEDDYMADLGEDPGTDPVYAYNRTSHVVYLKSFSKIIFPGLRLGAAVIPEKLLETFRTFKRYADTSQLSQAALEVYIKSGMYERHRHKIRASYTARISALTEAVRRHNEAGLLQIPDIRSGVYVPFKLPLTVNLERLTERLAAKEILVVSGKRFYLKEYREREKFLRISIARAQPGQIEQGVREIIEEVRREVGSPY
- a CDS encoding nitroreductase family protein; the encoded protein is MSSTVSTDAVTIMRERHSVRHFDAAHRLSEHEIKELLELAGSAPSSWNLQHWKFVVFTDAAAKAKLLPIACDQKQVVDASATVAVLGDLQANRNAEAVYSPVIRAGLQDAYAGYASERILFSQIEEAYAVDASSPYRRDEAIRNASLAAMQLMLAAKAKGLDSGPMVGFDADAFVRAFHVPPRYIPVLLVAIGRAAKPARPTSRFPVEQTVVWNGFEPEEGDTPG